AGAATAATCAGCCTTTCAGGGTTTATTTCACGTTTTTTACTTTGCAAGCTTATATATTTCAAGTACATCCTGCCAGTAAAGTTTTTTGAGGCCTCCGATTGAATGTTCTCTACCATATGCCTCACCGGTCGCTTTTTGGGCCATAAGCTCATATTTGCTTTCCTCTATACCGATTTCTGTGAGAGTTGCCGGGAGACCCATTTTTTTATAAAATTCACGGAGTCTTGCGATTCCTTCCATTACTATGGCATCAGGGTCACGATAGCTGCCTTCTACGCCCATTACGTTAACAGCGAACTGTACAAACATATTAATGTTTGTCTTATAAACATACTGCATCCATGCAGGAGTTAATATTGCTAGACCCGCACCATGTGCAATATCATATATGGCACTCAGTTCATGTTCCATATCATGACAAGCCCAATCCTGAGCCCTTCCTAGACCCAGTATGTCATTGTGTGCTATAGTACCTCCAAAACCAACCTGACACCATGCATCATAATTTTCAGGGTTTTGTGAAACTATTAATGCATTTTTCATAATGGTTTTAAGAGTTGTTTCACACAAGCCGTCTGTAAGGTCTGTATGAGTGGTATTTGTGAAATATCTCTCAAAAATATGGCTCATCATATCAGCTACGCCATTAGCAATTTGATTTTTTGGAAGTGTAAAAAACAATTCCGGATTTACTATACTAAGAACAGGTTTAAGATAATTACTGCCATATCCCTTTTTAATCTGTTTTTCTTCGTTGGTAATTACTGTATGCGGGCTGGATTCACTTCCTGCTGCTGGTATTGTCAGAATTGTGGCAACGGTTAGAGCAGCTTTAATTTCACCGCCCTCTTCATAAAACTTCCATATATCATCATTGCATGCGCCTAGCGCTATCGCCTTTGCAGAGTCTATTACACTTCCTCCGCCTACTGCAAGTATCAGGTCTACGCCTTCTTTTTTACAAAGTTCGGCCCCTTCCTCAGCTAAAGACAACCGTGGATTGGGAACTACACCGCCCAGTTCAACAAATTCTATGTTATTTTCCTTCAGGGAAGCAACCACCTGATCGTATAGTCCGCTTTTCTTGATACTATTTCCGCCATAATGTAAAAGTGCTTTTTGGGTATATGGTTTAATTAAACTGCCTATCATTTTTT
This region of Clostridium sp. BNL1100 genomic DNA includes:
- a CDS encoding iron-containing alcohol dehydrogenase; translation: MLNFDMHLPTRIVFGKDTQKMIGSLIKPYTQKALLHYGGNSIKKSGLYDQVVASLKENNIEFVELGGVVPNPRLSLAEEGAELCKKEGVDLILAVGGGSVIDSAKAIALGACNDDIWKFYEEGGEIKAALTVATILTIPAAGSESSPHTVITNEEKQIKKGYGSNYLKPVLSIVNPELFFTLPKNQIANGVADMMSHIFERYFTNTTHTDLTDGLCETTLKTIMKNALIVSQNPENYDAWCQVGFGGTIAHNDILGLGRAQDWACHDMEHELSAIYDIAHGAGLAILTPAWMQYVYKTNINMFVQFAVNVMGVEGSYRDPDAIVMEGIARLREFYKKMGLPATLTEIGIEESKYELMAQKATGEAYGREHSIGGLKKLYWQDVLEIYKLAK